The sequence TACTGGCCTCTAGCGCTGGGTTTGCTGCCCTCACATGGCCGATGGCATCTGACAGTGCCGCTCGGCTGACTGAGCGCCTGCCTGCTCCCCTCGATCGTTGGGGTGGCTCAGCATTGAGCATCACCCAACACAAAGAATTTTCGATTCGCTACATTGGGTTCGCGATTTTATCGAGTGTAGCTATCGGGATTGGCACGGCTGAGACCATGCGATTGCGGCAGGTGCGAGTGCAGCGTCACCAAGGGCTACTTGATGCTGTGCTGGCCAAGACAGAGGCTGATCGCCCCTTAGCGGACTCGCCGGATCTAGAGGCGTCTTCGACCCAGGTACTAGAACCAAAGCTTGCCGATATAAACGGCGCTGCGGATGCGGAGACTGCCCCTGGCGATCGCGCGGCTGACGCCTTTGATTGGGCGAGTTTTGTGCAGGCCACCCCCATCAACCCCGATCAGCCGGCTGCGGTCGAAGTAGAGTTGTTGGCGACTCCCATTGAAGGCCATCGGTTTTACCACATTCAATCGGGTGACCAACACCGCTGCTTAGCTGTGGCCAACGGGGGTGAATATTTTCGCTACTACCGCCATCGTCCTGACCTAGACAAAGCGCGATCGCTAGTACAAGAGCTGCAGCGGCGGGGTCAGCGGTCTATGACCACCTGTGATGACCATGGCTACGTTGTCTGGGTGCATTGGCCCAATGCGGCAGCCCAAGCGAGACCTTGGCCCGAACTGGCGGTGAGTAGCTAGGGGGCATAACCCAATGGGCAGAACCAGGCAAACGGTAAACCATGATGACAGGCAACTCTGAGCAGTACACCGGCATGAACGTGAAAACGCTAGAAAATCTTTGGACGGCCTTTGTGGCGGGCGAGCGAGACTTTACCGGCATTGATTTGGCCGGGGCCGACCTCAACCACTGGAGTTTGTCTCGGGTCGACTTTTGGGGCGCTGATTTTAGCGGTGCCAATCTCACCCAGGCCAACTTTCGTCGGGCCAATCTGAAGGAGGCGCAGTTTAGAAATGCCAACCTTACCAGGGCCGATCTGCGTTGGGCTGACCTGCGAGACTCGGTGCTCATCGGGGCTGATCTGAGTGAAGCTCGCATGGAGGGAGCCCTCTACAATGCTCAGACCTGCTTTCCCCAGGGGTTTGACCCCAACCAAGCCCGCATGTGGAGATTAGAACCCGGTGCCCTGCTGGCAGCTAAAGACCTACGCGATCGCGACCTAGGTGGCATAGACCTGAGTGCCGCCGACTTGAGCGGTGTTCTACTAGTCAACAGCCAGCTCTTTGGCGCTGTGTTTAAAGACGCCAATCTACTCAGTGCCTTGCTGGGCGATAGTGATCTGCGCTATGCCGACCTTCGCCACGCTACGCTCATGCTGGCTGACTTGCGCGGGGCCGACCTCCGCCAGGCAGACCTTCGCCGAGCCAATTTAATCGGTGCTAATCTACGCGGTTGCAAGCTGGCCGGAGTCAACCTAGACGGCGCGCTGTATTCCGATGCCACTCAGTTTCCGCGCGGGTTTCACCTGCCTGAAACCCTTTATTACTTGGCTCCAGGAGCTTCGCTGTGGGGAGCCGACCTCAGCGGTGCCCGGCTCACCGGAGTTGACCTCAGTGGTGCCAACCTAGCTGGTGCCAACCTGATGAATACTGACCTCTGGGGAGCTTGCTTAGCCAATGCTGACCTCAGTGGTGCCAACCTGATGGGCACCAACCTGTTAGGTACCGATCTGTCTGGGGCCAACCTGAACCAGACCAACCTCATGCAGGCCATTATTGACCTGCCGGGAGAGTTTACAACGACGGTGTCGTTTAACAGTCAGCCCGCTTAGTATAGCGATGGCCATTGCGCTTAGGACATCGGCCTCTGCTCCGGTTAAAAACTGGGACGGCGCAATGGCGTATAGCCATCGCTTCAGGGATATCGGTCATGTCCTAACGCGTCTGGCGATGGCTATAATCTGCCAAGCTCAAGATGAAAGGTTAGCGAGGGTTTCAGGTTCACGACCGGCCATTAACCGTGCACCGCAAATCCTAAACATCACAGCAGGGTCATCTGACTATCTTCTCCAGGGGCAACTTCGTAGCCGAGGTGACGGCGGGCGGCGGGAGTAACCATTCGGCCACGAGGGGTGCGCTGCAGGTAGCCAATTTGCAGCAGGTAGGGTTCGTAGACCTCCTCAATAGTTTGGGGATCTTCACCCGTGGAGGCGGCCATGGTATCAAGGCCGACAGGGCCCCCGCCAAAGTTTTCTACCATGACCGATAGCAGGCGGCGATCGGTCCAGTCTAGACCGCAGGGGTCGACGTTGAACAGCTCTAGGGCCTCAGCTGCCAGCGATGCTGTAATGGGGCCGGCTTGTTTGACCTCGGCATAGTCACGCACCCGCCGTAGCAGGCGATTGGCAATACGCGGTGTACCTCGCGCACGGCGGGCAATTTCTGCGGCCCCGGCAGGTTCAATCGGGGTTTTGAGCACGTCGGCGGTGCGCAGCACGATGGGCGTTAGCTCCTCAATTTCGTAGAAGCGCAGTCGCTGGATTAGGCCAAAGCGATCGCGCAGAGGCGAGGTCAGTGCTCCTACCCGCGTAGTGGCTCCCACCAGGGTAAACGGACACAGCGGAATGCTGCGGGTACGGGCCGACTGCCCTTTGCCAATGGTGATATCGAGGCGAGAATCTTCCATGGCTGGATACAAAATTTCTTCGGTCACCCGAGGCAACCGATGAATTTCGTCAATAAACAGCACGTCACCGGGTTTGAGGTTGACCAGCAGTCCGGCGATGTCGCGGGGGCGCTCTAGGGCCGGAGCGGTGGTAATTTTGCAGGCCACCCCCATCTCTTGAGCCAAAATCAGCGCCATGGTGGTTTTGCCCAACCCCGGCGGCCCGTACAGCAGCAGATGGTCGAGGGGTTCTTGGCGCGATTGGGCCGCTTTAATCGCAATATTGAGTACTTCTTTGAGCGCCGCTTGGCCGATGTAATCGTTCAGGCGCTGGGGGCGCAGGCTGTCTTCTGCTGCTAACACTCCGGTTGCCGCAGATAGCTCAGGTTGAACATCTTCAGGCTGAACGTTCCCCCCCTTGACTAGGGAGAGTGAGGGCTGCACAGCGGTCTCGTCTATGGACGGTGTCGGCGGTTTGGCCTTAGCCCCTTTGGGTTTGGCCGAGTCGTCGGGAGCGTGGGAAGAAACAATGGCCATAGGGGAGCCTAAGGGGCAGCCCCCCTATAATACTGTGGTGCATTTGCACTATCAAGCTAAAGCTAGCCTTAGAGCAGCACCAGCAGCACCAGGCCAAAGCCCATCAAACCCATAATGGTCGCCCCCAGTCCAGAACTTTGGGGTTCTGGGGGCAGGCTCAGATCTTTTTCAAAGTCGCATTTTAGGCAGTGATACACCGTGGGCTTGTATTCCACAATGCTGTGAACCCCACATTTAGGGCATTGCACGCTGGGCGGGGTGAGGGTAGATACAGTCATGGCTACACACCTGGAAATAATTGGGCAACCAAAGGGGCTTCAGAAGGGCTGAAGCATCGCTTCACTCAACAGCGGGGAACACATCTAACAGCATGGAACAGATACCCTATTTGCACGAGGGGAAAAACTTCTGAAAAACTCTGGTCTAAATTCAGGGAATGATTATGCACAAGTTCCTAGTGCTCGACGGTGGGGAAGGGAATGTAGAAATGTTGGAACCTGAAATGCTGGCCATGAGAGAGGCTTAGTAAAAAAAGAGCGGTGATAGCGCCCTATTGAAGGCGATAACCCGATCGAGACTGAGGTTGATTTCCTTCAAAAGTCATAGAAAGAAGTTATTTCCCCTGGTAGATAGGGTTCAGAGGTATTTATTTTAAGGTAATGAGGTGGTGAGCGGCTGACGCAGTTGTTAAACATCCGTTATTCCTGAAGCGACTGAATAACCGATGCGGAATGGCTAGTAGTGGCTCAAAATTTATCCTCAATGGAGGCTCCTATGTCTAACCCTAGAGTTGAAAGCGATAATTACGATCCTCATATTGTTCCGGCAGAAACTGCTGCCCGTAAAGAGCGCGAGGGTGCTAATTTCAAGCAACTGCGCGACGAGTCTGATAACTCTATCGACACTAGCGGGGGCCAGACCGTAGACCGAGAAGGTCTGGCTAATAACTACCCCATTGAGCCAGAAATGTATATCAACGAGCCTGGTGACCTACGGGAAGAAGCGGAAGCTGATAAAGCGCAGCGGCGAGCTGAACTGAGTGAAATCAACCAAACCGACGAAACCGGTAAGGTCACTACTAAATCTGACGAGCGCAGTAAGGGTGCTGGACAAGTCTAGCGGTTTGTCAATGTAGCATTCTTGTAACGCTTGATGCACTGGCGCGATCGCAGCGCGACAATGGGGATATGGCCACCGGGTCATATCCCCATGTTTTTGGGCGTTACTTTGAGGGCATAGCCACGATGACCCCAGCTACTTTACTTGAACTTGTCAACCGTTATTACCAGGTCGGTGCCCGAGATTTACACGGGCTAGACTTCCAAGGCTTAGACCTGTCTGCGATTCACTGGGCTGAGGTCGATCTGCGTCGCGCTAATTTGACTCGCGCCAACCTGCACCAGGCCGACTTAACCCACATTGATGGCTATCAGATCACCCTGGCCCAGGCCAACTTGACTGGGGCTGCTTTGGCCAATGCGGTGCTGCGAGAGGCCGATCTACGCAAAGCCCACTGTCACCGGACGACGTTGATCAATGCCGATCTGCGATCGAGTTGCCTTGATCGTGCTGATCTAAGCCACGCCAACCTAGAGGGTGCCAACCTCACCCAGGCTGATCTAAGCCATGCCAACCTCTATTGGGCCAATCTGCGCTATGCCAACTTAACTGGGGCCAATCTCAGCGGGGCTAACTTGGTCGGAGCAAAATTTTGCCAGACTCTGATGCCCGATGGCACTACGCGCGACTTAAACTGCCCGGTCAACTCCCATCAGCTGGCCTGATCTCAGTGCAATAACTCTGCCGGGTTGAACGGAGCGGTGGTTTGGCGTTCGTCTTCAGGGGTGAGGGTGTAGGGTAGCGGTGGCTCTGGCACTAGCAGGTAGCGCTGGCCCCAACCGCCATTGGTACGCGCCACCAGATCGGTGGGTGGGGCGGTTTGGCCCTGGGGTAGGCTTACGGGGAGCGATTGGTCGGCCCATAGAAAGGGTTCCCCGGTAGCGGTGACTCTCAGCACGCCAGCGATCCGGCGGCGGCCCTCTTGAGCCAATATGTCGCTCATGGCGGCTCCCAGTCGATGGGGCGCTAGAGTAATGGCAAACTGCACGGTGTCTCTGGGCTGGGCCGTGAGATTGAGGGCTTTAGTCTGGTTTTGCCAGGGTTCTTGATAGCGGCCATCGTCTGCTACCTGCCAGAGGGTTAGTTGGCTTGACCATTGCCCCTTGGTGACGGTGACGGGTTGGTAGTCGAGGACGGAGTAGAAGGGGGCTTTTAGAGGAGCGATCGCCCCTCCAGAAGCGTCGCTAACCAGCGCTGTCTCGGGGTCTAAATACCGTAGGGCAATGGCGGTAAGTTGGGTGTTATCGGGCAGGTTGGTCGTACCCGCTAGGTCAAAGATGCCCTGGCCTGAGGCGGTCGCTTCGATGGTCAGAACCGTAGCCTCTGAGACTGGCGGTGACCCCGGCGGCAACGGTGCTTGACAGCTCAGGCAGGTTAGCAAAACCAGGATCAGTAGACATTTAGATGGCGTCAGCAGTGGAATAGTCATTAACCCATAGGATGTACGGATCTATCTCTACCTATGCAACCACAGCCGCTAGCCAGGAGCCTCTAAACGAGCCTCAGCTTTTACGACTCCACACAGAACCCACGGTCTGACAAAATTTTAGATATTTATCCTGATGGATATAAAACCCCTCGTATGGTGGACTAGCGCTATTACCTGAAGCTAACACCGTACCTGAATGAAAATCGTCCTGACGTCGTTAACGCATTGGCAGATGCCTGAGTTTGATGCTCAGGTTTCTTTGTTGAATCAATATGTTTGTAAAATTTCCTTTTATTGAACGGCTTCTCTTTTAAGCAATCATCAACTTGCACAAATTTTATCTATAGCTAATTGTTTTTAAAGAGGATGCTTGGATTGTTTGAGGGATGCGTTAGCAACAACGTAACCCATTAAGCTTATTGAAATGGAGTGCTATGTCTACGATTAACCCACCCTGCACCATCGTTTAATTAGAACCCTTGCCTTTACTGGGTAATGCCAGCCTAGAGGTAGCTATTGAAGCAGCGTTTAGGCGATTTTAGGCTTTGATGGCCAAATATAATTGGCAAATTCGCTGATATTCTTGTGCGCTGGGCGATCCTGGTGTTTGGTGTGAAAGCCTGAATTTGGGTTGATGCCTAGCGCTGAAAAGCAAAAAAATAGGCCATCTTCATTTATTAAATCCACTTATTTTGAGTATCTTATGGAGCATTCTGTAGGTGCTTGGATGGCGCTGAAGTGTGCGCTGAATCCCGGCACGATGGGTATTTTGGTGCTGACAACGGCGGGATCTAGTCTGGTGCTGCCTGCCTGGGGCAGTGAGCTGCCTACCGAGGCCCTAGGTACCAATGCCCAACTTGCCGAAACCCAACTTGCCGAAACCCAACTTGCGCCAACTCAGGGGGCGATCGATGGCATTGAGTTAGCGCTGTCTAAGCCTGGATCTGAGAAATTTAGCCCTGACCTAGGGATGGTGCAGGGCAGACCGCTATGGCCCACCTCGGCAGCGTTGGTGCGGTCGTCGGGAGTGGTGCTGGCCCTCGAAGCCGTTGTTTCAGATGCTGTGTCTCCTGCTGAGGGGGAGGCTGCTGCGAGTGTGACCCCCGAGGGCCCGGCTCCTGAGAGGCTGACTCTAGAGAGCGGGAATCTGGACGGCGTGGTTCCTGTGATGTTGACCGATGCTGAACCGGCGACGGCGATCGCCCAAGAGCCGATGTTAGAGGCTGAATCGGGGTTGGCCCCGGCGGAACGCTCTGAGGTGTTTGTGCAGGCGGCCTACTTGCAGCAGGGCGATGCTGGCTCGGCCCGATTGCGGGGAGGCGGCATTTATGTGCTCAGTCCGTCGGTATTTGCGGGAGTAACCGCTGACTTGAGTACTGGCCAGGCCTTTTCAGATAATGACCAGACGGGGTTTAGCCTCGGCGAGCTGTATCTGACGGCGTCTCCTGCCAACCTGCCCGAACTGCGGTTTACGGTGGGGCTAATGGATTTGACCGCTTATTTAGACCGCAACAGTTTTGCTAAAGATTCGCTGACTCATTTCTTTAACCCGGTGTTTCAAACCAACCCGGCGTTGAGCACGGTGAATGTGGCGTCGCGTCCTGGTGCCCTAGTGAACTGGACGCCCGTGGATGCGGTTTCACTCACGGCCACGACCTTTTCGGCGAACCGCGGTTTGGGGAATTTTGCCCTGGACTCGTTTGCCGGGGAGGTGGGGGTGCGATTTGGCAATGCGATTGTGCGAGGTACCTACGTCACCTCACCCGATACGGGTCGGGGTGATGGCTTGGCAGAAAGTTTCTCGATTGACCGAGGCAATGGCCAGTTTGGGCCGCTGCCCGGTGATCGCGAGACGGGGTTTGGCCTCAATGCTGAGGCCTTTATCCCTGGTCTCAACCTCGGCCTGTTTGGACGCTACGGTTGGTACACCAACCAAGCGCTAGGGGTCAGCGGCCAGACCTACAGCTTTGGTGCCAACGGGTTAGATGTGTTTTTGCCGGGCGATCGCCTGGGCTTGGGCTATGGTCGCCAGCTCTCTAACGATGCCCTGCGACAGTCTAGCGGCGGGCCGGTGCCCGACGTGTGGGAGCTATTTTACGACGCGCAAATTGTTGACAACCTGCGGGCTGGGGTGAGTGTGCAGCAGCGCAACGCCTTTACAGAGACGTACCTGGGCTTTCGGGTGCGCTACGACCTGCGGTGGAACCCATTACGGAGGGCGGCAGAATGAAGATAATCCCCCCAGCTCCCCTTGGGACGGACGATAGGTTACGGGGTGGGAGCAAAGATGAGATCCCCCCAACCCCCCTTAGAAAGGGGGGCAGTGGGTTACGGGATGGTGGCAAGGATAGGATCCCCAGAGAGTTGTCTCTGCTAAGACATTCTCTGCTGTTGGGCGTCTTTGTCTTGGGTCTAGAACTAGTCGCCAGCCCGGCGGTGCTGGCCCAGCGATCGCCCCAGGTGAGCGAGGGCTACACGCTGCTCGATCGCGGCTGGGTCAATGATGCGATCGTGGCCTTTCAGGCGGCGCTGCGCCGTGAGCCTAATGCTGTAGAGGCGCGGCTGGGGTTGGCGATCGCCTACCAGCGGGCGGGCCGCGACGCCGATGCCTGGGCGGCCTATCAGGCGGTGCTCCAGGTGAGCCCTGAGCAGGCCACTGCCCTAGCTGCCCTGGGTGAGCTGGGGGGCTACCGGCCTGAGTGGCAGCTCGACGGCATTCGGGCATTGACTCGGCTGCTGGGCCAAAATCCTCAAAATACTGCGGTTTTGAGCCAGCGGGCGCTGCTCTACGGCTACCAGGGCCGTTTTATAGAATCTTTGGCTGACTACGACCGGCTGCTGGCCCAAGCTCCCTCCCCGGCTACTGTGCTGGGGGCGGCGCAGATTTATGCCTTTAGCGGTGATTTTGACGGTGCCCTGGCGTTGTTTAACCGCTACCGGCAGACGGGGCCATTGCCCGTTGAGGCGCTGACGGCCTATGCCCTGACGCTGCAAGAGACCGGCAATGCGGCCGAGGCGATCGCACTGTTAGAACCTGAGCTACGACCGAGCGATCGCACCGATGATCTATCCCTGAGCCTGCGCGCCGGGCTGGCCAATGCCTACGACGCCAACGGCCAAACTACCCAGGCCTTAGCGTTGCTCGCCCCCTTAGATGGCCGTGCCAACGCTCGCTTGCCCCTGGCCCGTGCCTATAGCGCCATCGGTCGCCGTCAGCTTAACCCAACGTTGTTTGAGCAGGCTACGGTGCTGTACCGGCAGGCGCTGGCCGCTAATGCTTCCCCCGGCTATGGTCTGCGGGTCGAAATTGCCGATGTGCTGAGCGAATGGCCCGACACCGAAGCCGTGGCGCTGGCCATGTTTGACCAGCTAGCTACGGAAAATCCGACGGTGGTCAGCCTGGCGGTGAGAGCGCGTCTGTTGGCCTATCGCCTTGGGCAGGAGAATGCTGCTGCTGTGGCTGATCAGCTGATGGCATTACTTGCTCCTGTGCCCGCATCGGCCCCGGAGCAGCGTGCGATCGCCACGGCGCTGAGCCAAGTTGACAACCCCGACCCAGCCCTACTGCCGGTGTACCAAACGGTGGCGGCGGCGGTAGAGGCTCCTTTGCTCACCTACCGTCTGGCTCAGATCTATCGGAGCCAGGGTGAGTTGCAGGCGGCTCGGGCTGCCCTCAGTACCTATCGATCGACCGCCATGGGCCAGGGCGACTGGGGTACCGAACTGCTGATCGCCGATCTGGAGCGTCAGCTGGATGAGTTGGCGGCCAGTGGCCGCCGCTACGAGGCGATTATCGCTGCTCAACCGGGAACGCAAGTGACGACGGCGGCCCTGCGCGGGTTGGCGTTTGTGCGATCGCTGCAAGGTCAGCCTGAGGCGGCTCTGCCAATCTATGCCGCTGCGATCGCCGCCGACCCCAACAACCCCGACTACGAGCTGGGCTATGCGCTGCTGGCCTACCGCACCGGGCAAATCACCGCCGCCGCCGCCACGGAAACTCTAGAGCGCTGGCTAGCGTCCTCTCCTGTAGATCAGGAGACTATGGCCTCGCCCGATCTGGTGGCCCTCGTCGGTGCGCTCCCCGCCGATCCCACGCGGGCAACCCTCTATCAAACCCTGCTGACCCAGCAGCCCGATGACCTCTGGCTGCGCTGGCGGAGCCTGGAGCTGTTGGCCCTCGATGCCCCCACCCAGGCCCAGACTGAGCTAGAAGCCTTGATCGCTGCTCACCCCGACGACATCACGGTGTATTTCTTTCAAGGAGAACTGGCCCAGCGCCAGGGCAATTTGCCCCTGGCGGCCACCGCCTACCAGCAGGTGTTGGCCCAAGAGCCCGACAATCTCGGTGCGCTCAGCGCCTTAGCGGGTGTGCAGTTTCAGCTAGGCCATTTGCCCGCCGCCCGCGCCCTCTACGGTCGGGTGCTCGCCCTAGACCCTAATTTTTGGGAGGCGCGCTATGCGATCGCAGAACTCAACATTGCCGACGATCAAAAGCTCTCGGCCCTAGAGCAACTGCGGCAGCTGCCCGATACCGCCGCCCCAGTCAACCTGGAACAACGCGCCCAGGATGTGGAGTTTGACCTGCTGCGCCGCCGAGGCTTTCAGCCTAGCTGGGAACGGTTTTAACCTCCTCTGCTCTCTGCCCCTCTGTTCTCTCCCGGTGACCTACCATGCTTCAACTGCTGCGCTTTAGACGAACGCAAAAACGACTGCTGCTCTCGGTGCTACCCCTGGCCATGCTGCTGGCGGTGGCGGGGCCAAGCTGCACCCAAACCGCCGCCTGCGCCTGCCTCGATGGGGCCGAGGCCGTTACCCTGGTGCTGCCCGTAGACACTGTGCACAATGACCAGCTCCTAGAGAGTTGGCAGGCCTACCGCGATCGCTTCATTCAGGCCGATGGCCGGGTGATTGACCGCGAAGACAGCGATCGCACCGTCTCCGAGGGCCAGGCCTACGCCATGCTGCGAGCCGTGGCCATTAACGACCCCGACACCTTCAATCGCACCTATACCTGGGCTAAGGCCAACCTTGTTCGAGTCGATGAGAATGGGCAGCCCAAAGATCTGCTCTGGGCCTGGAAGTGGGGCCAGCGCCCCGACGGTAGCTGGGGCGACCTCGATGCCAACTTTGCGACCGATGCCGACATTGACGCAGCCACAGCCTTAATCATGGCCGCCGAACGCTGGAACTGCCCCAAATACCTCGACGAGGCCCGCGCGCTGCTAGCCGACATTTGGGAGTATGGCACCGTAGAGCTACCCGACGGCACCCGCCAGCTCATTCCCGGCCCCGCCGAAGACTTTCGTCTAGAGCCAGCCCAGATTATTCTCAACCCCTCCTACTTTGCTCCGGCCAGCTTTCGCCTGTTTGCCGAAGTTGACCCCGATCGCGACTGGCAGAGCCTGATCGACAGCGGCTATGCCCTGCTCGACGATCTCTCAGAATTTTCGACCACGGGCTTGCCCCCCGATTGGATTGCCTACACCCCCGCCACCGGAACCTATCGCCAGCTACCCCTCGACTACCCGCTGCAAAGCCGCTACAGCTTTGACGCCTTTCGGGTGTGGTGGCGGGTATCTCAAGATGCCGCCTGGTTTAATGAACCCCGCGCCCAGGCCTATCTCGAAGCCCGTCTGCCAGAACTGATTCGCCGCTGGCAGCAGGAGGGTCGTCTGCCCGCCCGCCTCACCCTCGACGGTGGAGCCCAGGCCAGCTACGAAGCCACCGCCCACTACGCCATGCTTTACCCAGCGCTGCTGCGGGTTGATGCGGCGATCGCCAACGAAATTCTCACCACCAAGCTTCAGCCCGCCTACAGCGACGGCTTTTGGGATAGCGACATCGCCTACTACACCCAAAACCTCGCCTGGTTTGGCCTGCTGCCCCTTGAGGTCTCCCCCGATCGCATCGCTGCTAGTCATGAGCAGGCCTGTCGCCCGTAAGGGGTGAGGGGTTTACGCAGAACTCTAGGTTTCTGCTCGAACCCTCACCCATCCACCCATCCACCCCCTACCCTCCCATGCCCTTCCCCCTCTCCCCCCGCGCCCGCCGTCGCCTGGCGCTCTACCTGGTCACGCTGCTGCTGATCACCGGTCAGCCTCTCTTGGCCCAAGATTTACCCAGCGATCAGGCCGCCCCGCCTCTGGCAGAAATTACCCTGCCTACCACTCTGCCCCTCGCCCCGGTGATTGCCCCCGGTGACCCTGGCCAGTACGTGCTCGAATTTAACCGCAGCCCCGTGGTGGGCAACCGGCTGCGCTTTACCGGTATTTATGACGAACAGCGGCTGCACTTTACCCGTCCTCGCAACTGGTCGCCCCAGTCGGTCAAGGTGCTGCTGCGCTACCGCCATTCTGCTGCCCTCTACGCCACCCGCTCTAATCTGACGGTGCTGATTAACGGCACCAGCATTGGCAGCCTGCCCCTCAACCAGCCCATGGGCGAAATTGGCGATGCGGTGATGGAGGTGCCCGTTGATCTGCTGCAAGACCACAACGAGCTGATTGTGGCGGCTTTGCAAAACAACTCTCCCACCTGCACCCAAGACCCCTACGACCCCTCGCTGTGGACCGAGGTGCTGCCTGACTCCAAGCTAGTGTTTGACTACGCACCCCAGGCGGTGACCCCAGACTTTAGCCAGTTTCCCTACCCACTGTTTGATGTGCTGAGTTTGCAGACCAACCGGGTGGCCTACCTGCAACCCGCCACCGCCGACAGCCTCTGGCTAACGGCGATGGCACGACTGCAAACCTACCTGGGCCGCACGGCCCACTATCGTCCCCTCGACAGTCGCCTGATCGGTGACCCCGAGGCCCTAGCGGTAGAAGAACGCCTGGTGGTAATGGGCACCCCGGCTCAGCAGCCCGCCCTAGCTAACCTGACTCTGCCCTTTGTCTTAGAAAATGGTCAGTTTGTCGATGACGAGGGCAAGGCGTTGCCCGCCGAGGCCGGTCTGCTGATGTGGGCCACGGCCCAGGACGATCGCTCCCCCGTGCTGGTGATTACTGGCAACGGTGAAATTGGGGTAGCTAAGGCGGTGCAGTATCTGGTGCAGCCCCACGATCGGCAGATTGCCACGGGCCACGGCATTATTGTTAACCAGACGACTGATTTGCCCTCGCCACCGCCTCGCCAATGGCCAGGCTATCTGCCCGAGGACGACAGCTTTTTGCTCTCAGACCTGACCACCGCTACCCGCGCCCCCCTCGATGATGTCACCGTGCGCGGCTCCCATTCTCCTGCGCTAGAAATTGACTTTAAGGCCCTGCCCGACGATCGCCTGCTGCGGGGCAGCAAAATGCGCCTTTCCTACAGCTACGGCCCCCAGGTTAACCCCCTGACCTCGCTCGTCGATGTCGAGTTAGACGGGGTGTCGATTGCCGGCGAACGGTTGACGGAGATAAAAGGCGCAAACCGCCGTACCCTAGAGGTCGATCTACCCAGCGATCGCATCACTCCCACCTCTAAACTGCGGGTCAACTTTCGCCTCGACGCCCGCGAACGGCGATCCTGTAGCCGGGTGACCGACCAGCAGCTATGGGGCACCATCCACAGCGACACCAGTTTTACGCTCAACCGTACCGCTGTCACCAACCTGCCCGACCTTGACCTACTCAAGACGGGGTACCCCTTCACCGCACCCCAAGATCTC is a genomic window of Nodosilinea sp. E11 containing:
- a CDS encoding tetratricopeptide repeat protein, which produces MSLLRHSLLLGVFVLGLELVASPAVLAQRSPQVSEGYTLLDRGWVNDAIVAFQAALRREPNAVEARLGLAIAYQRAGRDADAWAAYQAVLQVSPEQATALAALGELGGYRPEWQLDGIRALTRLLGQNPQNTAVLSQRALLYGYQGRFIESLADYDRLLAQAPSPATVLGAAQIYAFSGDFDGALALFNRYRQTGPLPVEALTAYALTLQETGNAAEAIALLEPELRPSDRTDDLSLSLRAGLANAYDANGQTTQALALLAPLDGRANARLPLARAYSAIGRRQLNPTLFEQATVLYRQALAANASPGYGLRVEIADVLSEWPDTEAVALAMFDQLATENPTVVSLAVRARLLAYRLGQENAAAVADQLMALLAPVPASAPEQRAIATALSQVDNPDPALLPVYQTVAAAVEAPLLTYRLAQIYRSQGELQAARAALSTYRSTAMGQGDWGTELLIADLERQLDELAASGRRYEAIIAAQPGTQVTTAALRGLAFVRSLQGQPEAALPIYAAAIAADPNNPDYELGYALLAYRTGQITAAAATETLERWLASSPVDQETMASPDLVALVGALPADPTRATLYQTLLTQQPDDLWLRWRSLELLALDAPTQAQTELEALIAAHPDDITVYFFQGELAQRQGNLPLAATAYQQVLAQEPDNLGALSALAGVQFQLGHLPAARALYGRVLALDPNFWEARYAIAELNIADDQKLSALEQLRQLPDTAAPVNLEQRAQDVEFDLLRRRGFQPSWERF
- a CDS encoding pentapeptide repeat-containing protein, with amino-acid sequence MMTGNSEQYTGMNVKTLENLWTAFVAGERDFTGIDLAGADLNHWSLSRVDFWGADFSGANLTQANFRRANLKEAQFRNANLTRADLRWADLRDSVLIGADLSEARMEGALYNAQTCFPQGFDPNQARMWRLEPGALLAAKDLRDRDLGGIDLSAADLSGVLLVNSQLFGAVFKDANLLSALLGDSDLRYADLRHATLMLADLRGADLRQADLRRANLIGANLRGCKLAGVNLDGALYSDATQFPRGFHLPETLYYLAPGASLWGADLSGARLTGVDLSGANLAGANLMNTDLWGACLANADLSGANLMGTNLLGTDLSGANLNQTNLMQAIIDLPGEFTTTVSFNSQPA
- a CDS encoding pentapeptide repeat-containing protein, whose translation is MTPATLLELVNRYYQVGARDLHGLDFQGLDLSAIHWAEVDLRRANLTRANLHQADLTHIDGYQITLAQANLTGAALANAVLREADLRKAHCHRTTLINADLRSSCLDRADLSHANLEGANLTQADLSHANLYWANLRYANLTGANLSGANLVGAKFCQTLMPDGTTRDLNCPVNSHQLA
- a CDS encoding glycosyl hydrolase family 8, yielding MLQLLRFRRTQKRLLLSVLPLAMLLAVAGPSCTQTAACACLDGAEAVTLVLPVDTVHNDQLLESWQAYRDRFIQADGRVIDREDSDRTVSEGQAYAMLRAVAINDPDTFNRTYTWAKANLVRVDENGQPKDLLWAWKWGQRPDGSWGDLDANFATDADIDAATALIMAAERWNCPKYLDEARALLADIWEYGTVELPDGTRQLIPGPAEDFRLEPAQIILNPSYFAPASFRLFAEVDPDRDWQSLIDSGYALLDDLSEFSTTGLPPDWIAYTPATGTYRQLPLDYPLQSRYSFDAFRVWWRVSQDAAWFNEPRAQAYLEARLPELIRRWQQEGRLPARLTLDGGAQASYEATAHYAMLYPALLRVDAAIANEILTTKLQPAYSDGFWDSDIAYYTQNLAWFGLLPLEVSPDRIAASHEQACRP